A genomic region of Podarcis raffonei isolate rPodRaf1 chromosome 13, rPodRaf1.pri, whole genome shotgun sequence contains the following coding sequences:
- the LOC128398783 gene encoding vomeronasal type-2 receptor 26-like produces the protein MEYLSARIDKQAIMMFVDAEKAFDNIAWDFMLRNLEHMEVGKEFFNGIRAIYTEQKAKLIINNVVTEEIKIQKGTRQGCPLSPLLFITVLEVLLNSIRQSEKIKGVTIGKREYKTKAFADDLVIMIEEPINTAKEVVEEMEQFGEVAGFKLNRKKTKMIAKNIDQSAIESIQQQTQIEVAKKNYQHILDLAFAIKEINENPNILPNVSLGIRILNSYLTARMTYKATLSLFSTQKKFVPNFSCDKQNQLIAIIGGCFSEISVNMAFISATHKTPQKYSINCSIYDDPLPIPHEFYQPGDLIIGEMVSQVFLNYESLSFKEQPTQIWVDEPVSVPKNYQHILALAFAVKEINENTNILPNVSLGIRILNSYLTARMTYKATLSLLSTQKKFVPNFTCDKQNQLIAIIGGCFSEISVNMAFISATHKTPQIHHFLKLIMFNNSVGETIHFDDNGELVTGFDVTNWMMFLNASVVRVQVGTLDPQAPRGKELTIHDGQIAWHQSFNQVLPVSVCNDNCYPGYNRKKKEGAKFCCYDCVPCPEGMISDKKDMDCCINCPEDQYANENQTQCIPRIISYLTYNEDLGIILFIMAISLSFVAALVLGIFMKHKESPIVKANNRNLTYILLVSLLLCFLCSLLFIGQPGKATCPLRQTAFGIIFSLALSSVLAKTITVVLAFMATKPGAKMRKWVGKRTANSIILLSTFIQAGVCTLWLSTAPPFPDTDPHSFYGEIILVCNENSATMFYCVLGYMGSLAIISFIVAFLARKLPDSFNEAKFITFSMLLFCSVWLSFVPTYLSTKGKYMVAVEIFSILCSSAGLLGCIFFPKCYIIVLRPDLNSREHIMQRKI, from the exons atggaatatctgtctgccaggattGACAAGCAAGCCATAATGATGTTTGTCGATGCGGAGAAGGCATTCGACAATATAgcatgggactttatgttgagAAATTTGGAACATATGGAAGTTGGTAAAGAGTTTTTTAATGGAATAAGGGCAATCTAcacagaacaaaaagccaaactgaTTATAAATAATGTAGTCACAGAAGagataaaaatacagaaaggaaCGAGGCAGGGATGCCCGctttctccattattatttataacagTGCTAGAAGTGCTTCTGAACTCTATTAGACAAagtgagaaaataaaaggagtgacAATCGGCAAAAGAGAATATAAGACTAAAGCATTCGCAGATGATCTGGTAATTATGATTGAAGAGCCAATAAACACAGCAAAAGAGGTAGTGGAagaaatggaacaatttggagAGGTGGCAGGGTTCAAattaaacaggaaaaaaacaaaaatgattgCGAAAAATATAGATCAAAGTGCAATAGAATCAATACAGCAACAGACACAAATAGAGGTGGCCAAAAAG aactaccagcacatcctggacTTAGCATTTGCTATCaaagagatcaatgagaatcccaacATCTTGCCAAACGTCTCTCTGGGTATCCGCATCCTCAATAGCTACTTGACTGCAAGAATGACTTATAAGGCCACACTGAGCCTGTTTTCTACACAAAAGAAGTTTGTTCCCAACTTCAGTTGTGACAAGCAGAACCAATTGATAGCTATCATTGGCGGATGTTTCTCTGAGATCTCTGTCAATATGGCTTTCATTTCAGCCACCCACAAAACTCCACAG AAGTATTCCATTAACTGCAGCATATATGATGATCCTCTCCCTATTCCACATGAATTTTACCAACCAGGTGACCTCATCATTGGGGAGATGGTTTCCCAAGTCTTCTTAAACTATGAGAGCCTCAGTTTCAAGGAACAACCTACACAGATCTGGGTCGATGAACCTGT TTCAGTGCCTAAgaactaccagcacatcctggccttagCATTTGCTGTCAAAGAGATCAATGAGAATACCAACATCTTGCCAAACGTCTCTCTGGGTATCCGCATCCTCAATAGCTACTTGACTGCAAGAATGACTTATAAGGCCACACTGAGCCTGCTTTCCACACAAAAGAAGTTTGTTCCCAACTTCACTTGTGACAAGCAGAACCAATTGATAGCTATCATTGGAGGATGTTTCTCTGAGATCTCTGTCAATATGGCTTTCATTTCAGCCACACACAAAACTCCACAG ATCCATCACTTTCTAAAGCTCATCATGTTCAATAACAGTGTTGGAGAAACAATACATTTTGATGACAATGGAGAATTAGTAACAGGCTTTGATGTTACAAATTGGATGATGTTTCTGAATGCATCAGTGGTTAGAGTACAAGTTGGAACACTAGATCCTCAGGCTCCTCGAGGCAAAGAGTTAACCATTCATGATGGCCAAATTGCCTGGCACCAAAGCTTTAATCAG GTACTACCAGTTTCTGTGTGTAATGACAACTGCTATCCTGGCTAcaacaggaaaaagaaggaaggagcaaaattttgctgctatgattgtgtgccatgtccagaagggatgaTCTCTGATAAGAAAG acaTGGATTGCTGCATCAATTGTCCAGAAGACCAGTATGCCAATGAAAATCAAACTCAGTGCATTCCAAGGATTATAAGCTACCTTACTTACAACGAAGATTTGGGGATCATCTTATTTATTAtggctatttctctctcttttgtcgcAGCTTTAGTTCTTGGAATTTTTATGAAGCACAAGGAGAGTCCAATAGTAAAAGCTAACAACCGGAACCTCACCTACAtccttcttgtttccctcctcctttgTTTCCTCTGTTCCCTGCTCTTCATCGGACAGCCTGGAAAGGCAACCTGCCCTCTCCGACAAACggcctttggcatcatcttctctttGGCCCTCTCTTCTGTATTGGCAAagaccatcactgtggttctggcctTCATGGCTACCAAACCAGGTGCCAAAATGAGGAAATGGGTTGGCAAAAGAACAGCAAATTCTATTATCCTTCTCTCCACTTTTATTCAAGCTGGTGTTTGTACTCTTTGGTTAAGTAccgctcctccattcccagatacaGACCCACACTCATTCTATGGGGAAATCATACTAGTTTGTAATGAGAATTCAGCtaccatgttttactgtgttttaggCTATATGGGCTCTCTAGCCATTATCAGTTTCATTGTGGCTTTTCTagccaggaagttacctgacagtttcaatgaagccaagttcatcactttcagcatgttgctgttttgcagtgtgtggttATCCTTTGTTCCCacctatctgagcaccaaaggaaaatacatggtggctgtggagatcttctccatcttatgctccagtgctgggttactgggttgcatctttttccctaaatgctacatcattgtgctGAGGCCTGACCTAAATAGTAGAGAGCATATAATGCAAAGGAAAATATGA